The following are encoded together in the Lactuca sativa cultivar Salinas chromosome 1, Lsat_Salinas_v11, whole genome shotgun sequence genome:
- the LOC111910620 gene encoding F-box/kelch-repeat protein At3g23880, with protein sequence MAKYLPPELIINILSMLPSKSLLRFRLVCKSWHSLISSPEFSQTHLHNFNKLNSRNLVRCCLWTEKKEVYTIHHNDQHLTLDAPIDFPFNLLRDEYGTIFYTLIASCKGVVCLYNERSPKNEILLWNPSIRKKITLTPPSYMPELTLVFGFGYCENSDDYKVVRLAYDRNNLIDRPEVEIYTVKTAIWKPIVFPQDFPCYHILSDCSQVFFNGSVHWLAADLGVSHCSILTMDMSKNVFGEIQLPEYLVHYSSMGLTLTVVGDYLGVIYSNRCTVVGSSTYKIWVMKEYKKPISWTLIYDVHYPDTDLGRPLKLRHNGDLITESRRCNLTIYNREAGCYTVAGCCSKGVVLWSFSIDRYEESLALLDVESDDNNEE encoded by the exons ATGGCAAAGTACCTCCCTCCTGAACTCATCATCAACATCCTCTCAATGCTACCATCAAAATCACTTCTTCGTTTTCGATTAGTGTGCAAATCATGGCATTCTCTCATCTCTTCCCCCGAATTCAGCCAAACTCATCTTCACAATTTCAACAAATTAAACTCTCGCAATCTTGTTCGATGTTGTCTATGGACAGAAAAGAAGGAAGTATACACTATCCATCACAATGACCAACATCTCACTCTCGATGCCCCCATTGATTTCCCCTTCAATCTTCTCCGTGATGAATATGGAACCATATTTTATACACTCATCGCGAGTTGCAAAGGCGTTGTTTGCCTCTACAATGAAAGATCACCAAAAAATGAAATCCTACTATGGAATCCATCCATTAGGAAGAAAATTACCCTAACTCCTCCTTCATACATGCCAGAACTTACTCTCGTTTTCGGGTTTGGGTATTGTGAGAATTCTGATGATTATAAGGTAGTGAGACTTGCATATGATCGAAATAACTTGATCGATAGACCCGAG GTTGAGATTTACACTGTGAAAACCGCGATTTGGAAACCGATCGTGTTCCCTCAAGATTTTCCTTGCTACCATATCCTTAGCGACTGCTCACAAGTGTTTTTCAATGGATCTGTTCATTGGTTAGCAGCTGATTTGGGAGTTTCACATTGCTCAATACTAACAATGGACATGAGTAAAAACGTTTTTGGAGAAATCCAATTGCCTGAGTATCTGGTGCATTATTCTTCAATGGGTTTAACATTAACGGTTGTTGGGGATTATTTGGGTGTGATTTATTCAAACCGTTGTACAGTTGTGGGTTCAAGCACTTACAAGATATGGGTTATGAAGGAGTACAAGAAACCGATTTCATGGACATTGATATATGATGTGCATTATCCGGATACGGATTTAGGGAGACCTTTGAAGTTGAGACATAATGGGGATTTGATAACTGAATCACGTAGATGCAATTTAACAATCTATAATCGTGAGGCAGGGTGTTATACTGTTGCTGGATGTTGTAGCAAAGGTGTTGTATTATGGTCGTTTTCTATTGATAGATATGAAGAGAGCTTAGCATTGTTGGATGTTGAAAGTGATGATAACAATGAAGAGTGA